GACGATCTCGCGGATGACCTTGCCGCCGGATCCGATGACTTCACGGATCTTGTCGGTGGGCACCTGCATGGTTTCGATGCGCGGCGCGTGGACGGAGAATTCCGCCGCACCGGTGATCGCCTTGCTCATCTCGCCGAGGATATGCATCCGGCCATCTTTCGCCTGCGCGAGGGCCTTTTCCATGATCTCGGGTGTGATGCCCGCAACCTTGATGTCCATCTGCAGCGACGTGATCCCGTTTTCGGTCCCCGCCACTTTGAAGTCCATGTCGCCAAGGTGGTCTTCGTCACCCAGAATGTCCGACAGGATCGCGTAGGATCCGTCTTCTTCCAGGATCAGACCCATGGCCACACCGGCCACGGCGGATTTCAGCGGCACGCCCGCGTCCATCATCGACAGGGAGCCACCGCAGACGGACGCCATGGAGGACGAGCCGTTGGATTCGGTGATCTCGGACACGACACGGATGGTGTAGGGGAAATCCGTTGCCGCAGGCAGAACCGCCTGAAGCGCACGCCATGCCAGTTTCCCGTGACCGATCTCGCGACGTCCCGGAGGGCCCACGCGACCCACTTCGCCAACCGAATAGGGAGGGAAGTTGTAGTGCAGCAGGAAGTTGGATTTGAATTTGCCGTGCAGCGCGTCGATGAACTGTTCGTCATCGCCGGTGCCCAGCGTGGTCACAACCAGACCCTGCGTTTCACCACGGGTAAACAGGGCAGAGCCGTGGGTCCGCGGCAGGATGCCGGTCTGGCTGACGATGTCGCGGATCTCGTCGGTGCGACGTCCGTCGATACGCTTGCCGGTCTTGACCACGTCACCGCGCAGGATCGACGCTTCGAGCTTCTTCATCGCGGAGCCGAGGTTGCCGTCTTCCAGCTGCTCTTCGGTCAGCTTGCCCTTGATGGTCTCGCGGGCGGCGGCAACGGCCGTGGTGCGCTCCTGCTTGTCGGAGATCGCGAAGGCCTTGCGCATTTCGTCCTCGCCTGCGGCTTTCACGGCCTCGAAGAGGTCGGAATAGTCGGGCGCCTGGAAATCGAACGGCTCTTTCGCGGCGTCTTCGGCCAGATCGATGATCAGGTCGATCACCGGCTGGATCTGCTCGTGCGCGAATTTCACGGCGCCCAGCATTTCGGCTTCCGTGAGCTCGTAGGCTTCGGATTCCACCATCATCACCGCGTCCTTGGTGCCTGCGACCACAAGGTCAAGGCGCTGGTCGGGGTTCAGACGCAGATCCTGCATGTCGTCGACGGTGGGGTTCAGGATGTAATCGCCATCCTCGTATCCCACGCGGCAGGCGGCGATCGGGCCCATGAACGGCGCGCCCGAAAGGGTCAGCGCTGCGGAGGCTGCGATCATCGCGACCATATCGGGGTCGTTGACCAGATCGTGGCTCAGCACGGTGCACATCACCAGAACTTCGTTCTTGAAGCCGGGTGCGAACAGCGGGCGGATCGGCCGGTCGATCAGGCGGCTTGTCAGTGTTTCCTTCTCGGTGGGGCGGGCCTCACGCTTGAAGAAACCGCCGGGGATCTTGCCCGCAGCGTAGTATTTCTCGTTGTAGTGAACGGTCAGCGGAAAGAAGTCCTGACCGGGCTTTTGCTGGCGGGCAAAGGTGACGTTGGCCATCACGCTCGTCTCGCCGTAAGTAGCGATCACCGAGCCGTCTGCCTGGCGGGCCACTTTTCCTGTTTCGAGTGTGAGCGTCTCTTCGCCCCACTGCATGCTTTTCTTCGTTTCGTTAAACATCATCGTTTCCTTGTCGGCCCATTGGCCATTTCATAGGGGCCGTATTGCCCCTGACCGCGGTATCTTCTTTTGACGGCGCTGCGGTCCGGGCGCCGGCTTTCAGATCCCTCGCGCATACAGGACTTGCAGTCTCTTGGAAAGAGCGGCGGATCGCCGCCCGCTGATTGGTTGGCAAAGATTAACCCTCAACCGCTGCGGGAATGGTATTATCGGGTAGAATCGCCATGGGAGGGACATCATGCGACAGGACTGCAACCGCGATATCTTTGCCGAGGAAATCGCCGACCTTGAAGCGCGGATGAAACGCGCGGAGCCGTACAAGCGCGACCATCTGCGCGCCGACGTGCAGGAAATGATCTGCAAGCTGATCGGCAACGGCGACACGGTTCCGCGCCGCCTGCGCGACATGAACCGCACGCTCGAGGATGAGGCTTTCGAGGACATCTTTGAGAATATGCCGGTCTGACCGCAGGCCGCGCGCCGACATACCGAGGGTTTTGATCGTTCGGCAAACCTGCGCTATCCATCACCCTCGTGGGGAATTCAGGGTATGGGCGCCGGATGACAAAACAAATCTTCAGGTTTGCCTTCTGGCTGCTGGCGCTGCTGGGCCTTTTCAACATCTTCCAGGCGCTTTGGCTCTATCTGAGGCGTCTCCACGGCGCCGCCCATGATGCGCCAGCGGTCCCTGCCTAGTCTCCCATCGTGGGAAAGTAGTTCTCGCACACGCCCTCGCGGTGGACGTCCGCCGTGGAGCAATGAAGCCCCCCGCCAAAGGCGTAGGCATCGCGCAGCTCGACTTCCACGACTTCCATGCCCAGCTTGTCCATCTGCTCGGCCTGATAGACCTCGGATTTCTCCACACAGACGGTTTTGGGGTCCAGCACCAGAACATTCATGCTGAGCCAGACCGATGAATAGCACAGCGGCGGCGGCTGGTTGTGTGTGGGCTGCGCTGCATCCACTATTTCCCAGCCGTTGCGTTCGAACAGGGCGCGCTGTTCCTTCGGCAGGCGGCGCTGCGGATTGTTGAGGATCAGGCCCGGCCGCAGCGGCGTGAAGGTCGCGTCGATATGGATGGGATAGGGATCGCCGGGAAAGTTCACGGCGTGAACGCGGTGGTCGGGGAAGTGCCTGCGCAGCCACTCGATCCCCTTGAGGTTGGTGGTGAACCCGTGCTGCACCACCAGATCGCGGCCGAAACGCAAGACGTCGGCGGCGTCGAAGAGCGGCTCTTCCTCGGTTGTGACAAAGAACTTTTCGGCGGCCCATTCCAGCCGCTTCGCTTCGCCGATCTTCTCGGACAGGTAGTCGGGATGGTAATCGGCATCGGTCAGCCGCGGCTTGGGGGCGGCCTCGTGCCGGAAATTCGGGTCCTCGTTCCAGTATTGCTGCAACAGCGGGCGGTAGTTGAGGTATTCGAACCAGCGGCAGCGGTAGCTCATGGTCGCTTCGAGTATTTCCGAGCCGACCGTCAGCAGCACGTCGCGCGGCGGCATGCAGCCGAACTGGCTTTCGGTGTGAAAATCCGGTGTGGTGACCGGCATCGCATGGTCGATCGGCGTGGGGCGGTCCACGCGGATGCCGCGCCGCTCAAGCTGGGCCGCGAAGCTGTCCAGCAACTCGTTCGCGCGGTCGATGCTCTCTTGCGGGCGGCGGCCCCACTGGCCGCGCATGTCGCTGTCTTCGGGCACTTTCGCGTCCAGCGCGGGTTCTGCCGGGGGAATGTGGCAATCGTCGGCACGGCCCACGATGACGTGTTTCAGCGGATCCCATTCGTTCCAGCTGTTGACGATCGTTTTCTGCATGGCGCGGTCCCCCAAAGATGCATCTGGTTTCGCCTTTAGGGTGGTTCACGGGCCCGCGCAAGCGCCGCGATTGCCGTTGCGTCAAAGACGTGCAACGCTGGCGCAAAATACCGGGAGATGATTATGGAATTGTGGGAAATGACAGCCACGGATGTGGCGCAGCGGGTGGCGGCAGGCGATGTCACCGCACGGGCCATGACCGAAGCGGCGCTGGCGCGCATGGACGCGGTCAACCCGGCGATCAACGCCGTGGTGGCGCGCAACGACGACGAGGCGCTGGAAGCCGCCGATGCCATCGATGCGGCGCGTGCGCGCGGGGATGCGCTGGGCCCGATGGCGGGTGTGCCGGTCACGACGAAGGAAAACGTAGACCAGCGCGGGTTTCCCACGACCAACGGCCTGCGCGTCCAGAAGGATCTGATGGCCGAGGCGGACAACCCGGTTGTGTCGAACCTGCGCCGTGCGGGCGCGGTGATCATCGGACGCACCAACACGCCCGCGTTTTCGCTGCGTTGGTTTACCCGCAACGATTTGCGCGGGCACACCAAGAACCCGCACAACCCCGCGATCACGCCGGGCGGATCTTCGGGCGGGGCCGCATCGGCCACGGCGGCGGGCATTGGCGCGATGGGCCACGGTACGGATATCGGCGGGTCGATCCGCTATCCCGCCTACGCCTGCGGGCTTCAGGGCATTCGCCCGACCATGGGGCGTGTCGCGGCCTGGAACCCGTCGTCGCCGGACCGCCATATCGGCGCGCAGCTGATGGCGGTTTCTGGCCCGCACGCGCGGTCGGTGGCGGATGTGCGGCTGACACTGGAAACGATGAGCGTCTCCGACCCGCGCGATCCGTGGCATATGCCGGTGCCGCTGGACCGTGGTGCCTATCCCAAACGCGCCGGATTGTGCGTCTCGCCCGAGGGGCTGGCCACGCAGCCGGCTGTCGAACAGGCGCTGCGGGATGCCGCCGACCGCCTGAAAGATGCCGGTTGGGAGGTGACGGAAGTGGAAAGCCCGCCCTTCCGTGAACCCGCCCGCCGTCAGGCGCAGCTGTGGCTGGCGGAAATGGCGCGCGGATCCCGTGCGGCCTTCGATAAGGAAGCGAACGCCGACGCCATGCATGTTCTGGCCGAGATGCAGAAACTCACCCCGGAACCGGACCTGAACGATGTGCTGGATGCGTTGCAGGCGCGGGTCGGTTTTCTGCGCACATGGGAAGAGTTCCTCGGGCGCTATCCGGTGCTGATCTGCCCCGTGTCCGCCGAGCCGCCGTTCCGGGATCTGCTGGATCTGGAAAACTTCCCGCGCGTCATGGAGGCGCAGCTGACGCAGGTGGGCCTGCCGCTGATGGGATTGCCGGGGATGTCCGTCTTTACCGGTTTCGGGACCGGAGAGGCAGGGCATGTTCCGCTCGGCGCGCAGCTGATCGGCGGGCGCTTCCGTGAGGATATCCTTCTCGATGCCGCCGCGGCGATCGAGGCGCGCAGCCCCGCGATTTCTGTCGTCACGCCCTGACGTGGCTGCCGCCGGCGCGTGGGACCATGCCCCGGCGCAACGAAAAACCGCGCGCCCCGGAAGGGACGCGCGGTTCAAATCCGTGCGAAAGGCGCGCGCGTTTAGCGGCGGATGCCCAGACGCTTGATCAGGTCCTGATAGCGCGCTTCATCCTTGGACTTCACATAGTCGAGAAGCTTGCGGCGTGTCGCGACCATCTTCAGAAGGCCACGGCGACCGTGGTTGTCCTTCTTGTGGGTCTTGAAGTGTTCGGTCAGCGTCGTGATGCGCGATGTCAGCACGGCGACCTGCACTTCTGGGGAACCGGTATCGCCTTCTTTGGCGCCGAATTCCTTGATAAGACGTGTCTTTTCTTCAGCAGTAATCGACATCGGGGTCTCCTTTGAAAGGTTGGTGTGATGGCGCAGGCCGGGATGTCGTCCAGCGCAGGCCCATGGAGTACGCCCGCGCGAATCCGCAGACGATGGGGGCGTATAGGAGGATTCTGTGGGGATGGCAAAACCTTATTGCCGTGCCGGTCAGCTTTCCGGTGCAAGCCCGAGGGTGACGGCGCTGCTGAGCGGGATGAGCGACAGGTCCTCGGGGGCGAGGCCGGTGCCCGCGATGCGCGCCACCACCTCGCCGTCCATCAGCACCAGATCGCGCCCGGCGTCGTCGGGATCGCCGTAAATCTCGATCAGCGGCTCCTCTGCCTCCGGGTCACTGTCGTCCCAGACCAGCAAGAGGCTGTCTTCTTCGGGTGCGAAATCGATCAGGTCGGTCGCGTCCCCGCCGGATATCCAGTCGCCCAGCACGATCCGGTCCGCGCCGGTCCCTGCTGTAACGATATCGCAGCGCCCGGCCAGAAGGGTATCGTCACCACCGCCGCCGTTGAGGAAATCCGCCGCATCCGTATCGGCCCCGTCCGCGCCCCGCATCGCGCCGTTGAGCAGATCGTTGCCCCAGCCCCCGAAGAGCGTGTCTGCCCCGGTGCCCCCCTGCAGCGTGTCATCGTCCAGCCCGCCGTGCAGCACGTCGTCGCCACTGCCACCATCGAGCAGGTCATCGCCCGCCGATCCTGTCAGCAGGTCGTTCCCGTCGTCCCCGAACAGCACATCATTGGCGTTATGCCCGATCAGGTCGTCATTGGCTTCGCCGCCGGAGAGGGTGTCTGTTCCGTCTTCGCCGTGAAGCGTGTCCTCGCCCGCGTTTCCGCTGAGGGTGTCGTTGCCATCCTGCCCGCGCAATTCGTCGTTGCCGTTGCCGCCTGTCACAACATCCGCGCCCGCCCCTGCGGCGATGCGGTCGTTGCCGTCGGCGCCCTCGATCACGTCATCACCATCGCTGCCTTCGGTCAGCAGGATCATATCCTCGGGGCTGAGGATCAGCGGACCAAGGTCTGCGGCATCGTCGCCGCCGCGCGGATCATAGAAGGTTTCCCCGTCCATCACGGTGTCGGGCGCGGCACCGGCCCGGAACGCGGTAAAATCCAGCGGCGCGGAGGTGGCCGTGACGTCACCGGCCTGCGCCAGCATATCGCCCGCCTCGGGTGCGGGGCCGGCGTCTGCCGTTCCGTCGTCTGCTGTATTTTGCGGGTCGATGAAGGCGAAGGTGCCGACCGCCATCAATCCCATCAATCCGGCAAGCCAGAGCATCCCTTTATCCCCTTTCGGCGCACCCGCGCGCCAGTTTCATAAACACAGATTTGTGCCGAATCGTCAAAAGACTAAGGGTAAAAGGGTTAACGTCAGGTGCCGGTGGGCGCCGCGGGCCATGGTTGCGGCGCGGCGCTGTAGGGCAGGTAGAGCGGATGGCGCGGATGGCCGTGCTTTGTCAGCCCCAGATGGTGCAGGAGGTGCCCTGCCGCACGCAACCTGTCGGCGACACGGGCGCCCTGATCGCGGTGCGCGCCGTGCACACCCCAGGCGGCGATGATGGTGTCCGCCCAGGATGCCGCCTCCAGCAGGGCGGCGGTGTTGCCGGTGCCTTCCGGTTCGGGGTGGGCCTTCATCTCGCGCGGGTCCGTGGCGCGCAAGGCAAAGATATTGGCCGCGCAGAAACCGCCGAAGCCCAGCCGCCGCGCGCGTTGCTCGCAGCGTTCGATGGTTGGATCGTTGGCGACCTCGGTCGCTGTGGACGGATTGAGCATGACGAAAAGCACGCGGTCGCGGGCGGGATCCCAGACGCGCGTCAGGCTGTATCGGTAGGCCTCGCAGGGCGAATAGACCGCCGTCGAAGGCGCGTCGCCCTTGGTATGGGTGCGGGTGATCATGGGACTGTCCTGCCAGAAAGCCGTAGCGTTGCAAACCGGCGGCGGGGATCAGGCGGTGTTGAACACTCTTGAGGGGTGCAGTTCGGCCCCTTTGAGCCGTCCGACGGCGACCGCACGGCCCTCGTAGGAGGCCCAGCATTCGTCGCCGTATTCCACGCCGTCCGCAAAAACCATGCCGGGGTTGCCGTTGCGCAGGCGCGTGGCGCCCTCGCTCGAGGCGGTGACCTCTGGCAGATCCTCCAGCCCGGTTTCCAGCGGCAGAAGATGTGCATCCAGATCGGGCGTGCGGGCCGCGGCCTCGACCTGATCCAGCGTCAGCGCATCCTCGACCGAAAAAGGCCCCGACCAGACGCGGCGCAATTCGCGCACGTGACCGTAGCAGCCCAGCGCCTGACCCAGATCGCGCGCGATGGACCGCACATAGCCGCCCTTGCCACAGACCATTTCCAGCGTGACGTGATCGGCGTCGGGCCGGTCCACCAGCAGCAGGCTCTCGACGAAAAGAGGGCGGGCGGCGATTTCCATCTCCTCGCCGTCGCGGGCGCGCTTGTAGGCACGCTGGCCGTCGATCTTTACCGCCGAGAATTGTGGCGGCACCTGTTCGATATCCCCGACGAACTGCTGGAGCGCCTCCTTGATCGCGCCGTCGTCGGGACGGTCGTCGGAGGAGGCGATCAACTCGCCCTCGGCATCGTCGGTGTTGGTTGCCTGCCCCAGTCGCACGGTGAACGTATAGGCCTTCAGCGCGTCGGTGATGTAGGGCACGGTTTTCGTGGCCTCTCCGAACGCGATGGCCAGCACGCCGGTCGCGTCGGGGTCCAGCGTTCCGGCGTGGCCTGCCTTGTTCGCGTCGAAAGCCCAGCGCAATTTATTGACCACGGCGGTAGAGGTAAGACCGGCAGGTTTGTCGATCACGACCCAGCCGCTGATATCGCGGCCCTTGCGTTTACGTCCCATGAAGAATGGCTCCTGATGCTGGTGTGCGCCCTCTTAGCGACTGCTGCGCGGGCTGCAAGGGGTCAGCGCGCGGCTTCGATCACGCCGACAATGGGGCCAAGCGCGCCGAAACCGATGTCGTTGCGCATCAGGCCGGGGGCGCGGACCCGCGAAATGTTGCCGTCGAAGTACAGCGCCTGATCCAGCCCCAGATGGTCGCGGAAAAGCCGCCCGAATTCGTGAAACGTCACCGGCGCATTCGAGATGGCGAAGGTCGCCGTCTGCCCGTCCGCATCGGTGCCGACACCATTGCGGATATACCGCGATGTGGAATTGCGCAGGAAGCGCGGATGCAGATCCCCGTCAATCACCAGCATCGGCCCCGATTGGGTGGCGTGCAGGCACTGCGGATTTTCGGCGGCAAAGCGCAGTGTCTCTATCACGCGCGCGCTGCCTTTCTCGATGCAGAAGACCCCGTTGGGCAACAGACCGAAATTGCCCGGCCCCTCGCTGGTGACGAGATCGCGCAGCATCTTGCCGTTCTCGATATAAAGCCCGACCGGCGCGCGATCTTCGTGGTACATGCCCGCGTTCATCGCAAAGCCAAGGCCGCGACCCGTCGCCTCGAGCGACTTGTCCAGCGATCCGAAATATCCGTAGGGGGTGTCCGCCTCGTCATAGAGAAAGAGCGACAGCTGTTCGCGCCGCAGATCGACGGTGCAGATCACGTATTCCACACGATCAAAGGTTTCTTCGCGGCAATCGGCGGCACCGGCCGCGCCCGCGCCAAAGGCCCAGAGCATCAGCAGGGCGCACAGCTGCTTCACGGCGTTTCCGGGTCGTCGTCGCCCGCTTCGGCATCGCGGCGCACCACGTCCTGCGACAGCATCCGGCGGGTTTCGTCCATCTGGTCGAAGGTCCGGTCCAGCTGGAACCGCAGGTCGGGCGAGAATTTCAGCGTCAGTTTCCGGGCCACTTGCCGGCGCAGTTCGGCCTTGTTGCGGGCCAGAAGCTTCAGAAGATCCTCCTGCCCCTTGCCGCCGAGCGGCAGCACATAGGCGGTCGCGATCTTCAGGTCGGGCGATACGCGCACCTCGCCGACCGTGATCGACATCGCGTTCAGGTCGGAATCGTGAATATCCCCGCGCTGGAGCACTTCGCTCAGCGCGCGGCGGATGGTTTCGCCAACCCGAAGCTGTCTTTGGGACGGGCCCGCGCCGTCATGAAACTTGTTCTTTGCCATGCGCCCCATCTAAGCGGTCCGATCCTCTTTGCCAAGCGGTTCGCCGTGCGGTAAACCGCGCTGGCACAGCAGCGGGGGCAGACCATGGCAGACACGACAGCGATAACGATCACCGGCGTTTCGGGCCGCATGGGCCGGATGCTGGTCAGCGAAGTGCTCGCCCACGACAGCCTGACGCTCTGCGGGGCCGTGGAGCGTGCGGGTCATGACTGGATCGGTCAGGATCTGGGGCTGGCGCTGGGCGGTGCCGCGCTGGATATAAAGGTCACCGACGATGCTGCCGCAGCGATTGCCGCCTGCGATGCCGTGATCGATTTTACCGCCCCCGCCGCGACGCTCGAATTCGCCCGTCACGCCGCTGACGCGGGTTGCGTTCACGTGATCGGGACCACCGGGATGAGCGACGCGGAAATCGCAGAGCTTGCCACGCCCGCGCAGCGTGCAACCATCGTGCGGGCCGGGAACATGAGCCTCGGGGTGAACCTGCTGGTGCAGCTGACCAAACAGGTCGCCGCCGCACTGGATACGGATTTCGACATCGAGATCATCGAGGCCCACCACAACCGCAAGGTCGACGCGCCTTCGGGCACGGCGCTGATGCTGGGTGAAGCCGCCGCCGAGGGGCGCGGTGTCAGCCTGTCGGACGTGCGCGATGCGGGCCGCGACGGCATGACAGGGGCCCGCCGGGCCGGCGACATCGGGTTCAGCGCGATTCGCGGCGGCGATATCGTGGGCGAGCATGATGTGATGTTCGCGGGCGCGGGCGAGCGGATCATCCTGCGCCACGTCGCCTCGGACCGCAGCCTCTTCGCGCGCGGCGCGCTGAAGGCCGCACTCTGGGGGCAGGGCAAGGCGCCGGGCGAATACGACATGCTGGATGTTCTGGGGCTGAAGTAGTCCCGGGCGGGCGCAGCAGGGCAGGAAAAACAGCCCGGGATGAAACCAATCCGGCTGACGCTACGTATATCAGGGTAAGGATTTCGACACAGGAGTCATACCATGATGAACAAGATGCATCTGGCCGCCGCCGCTCTGGCGCTTTGCGCGGCCCCCGCTGCCGCCGAACTGTCCAAGATCGACAGCGCCGCCGATTTCAAGAACATCGTGACCGGCAAAACACTCACCCGGCCTTTGGTAAAGCTGGAAGTCAGCCCCGACGGCGCAATTTCGGGTCAGGGCGCGGCCTGGGCCGTTTCGGGCCAATGGACGTGGGAAAACGGATATTTCTGCCGCAGCCTTGAATGGGGCGGCGACGATCTGGGCTACAATTGCCAGGAGGTCAGGGTCTCGGGCGACCGGATCCGGTTCACCTCGGATCAAGGGACCGGTGACAGCGCGGAGTTCACGCTGCGCTGAGGCGTCCGGGCGGGGGCGCGTCGCGTCCCCGGCAGCGCGTCAGAAATCGATCGCGATTCCCTTCTTCTCCCAATCGCCGTAGCGCACGGGTTCGGGCCCCTGACGGCCGCCCAGTTCGGGCGGAAGATCAAGGGCTTCGGCCTGCGCGCGCCGCTCGGCGGCTTCGGCCAGCGCCCGCTGTGCGGGCGGCGGCAGGTCCGGACCGGGCTCCGGCTGGGGCGGGATCGGGTTATCGGGGATCGGTTTCTCGTTGGGCGATGGCTTACGGGCCATGGTGTCCTCCTGTTACGGCTACACTTGATATATCGCGCACAATCGCCCAGACAACCGCCAGACCCCGCTCAGGAAAGGCGCATCCATGTCCCAGACACCCGACCAGCCCGGCGTCGATGCCCGCAGATCGGCCGTTTTCCTGCTCGATCAGGTGCTCGGCGAAGGCAAGCTCATGTCCGAACTTCTCGGGGCAGGGGTGCTGGACCGTCTCGCGCCCGAGGACCGCGCCCGTGCGCAGCGTCTGGCGCAGGATACCCTGCGCGGGCTTGAGCGCGCTGACCGCATCCTGCAACGCCACCTGAACAAGACCCCGCCGCTGACCGTGCGCAATGTCCTGCGCGTGGGCACCTTCGAGCTGTGTACCGGCGGGGCCGCCCACGGCGTCGTCAACACGATGGTGTCGCTGGTTGCCGGTCACAAACACTATGGCCACCTCAAGGGGCTGACCAACGCCGTGCTGCGCAAGGTGGCGGACGACGGCGAAGCGGCATGGTCCGCCCGCCGTGCGCCGCGCCTGCCGAAATGGCTGCGCAACCCGCTGGTCGAGGCATGGGGCAGCGATGCGATGATCGCGATGGAACAGGCCCATTTCCGCGCCGCGCCGCTGGACCTGACCGTGAAGGCCGATCCGGAGGGCTGGGCCGAACGTCTGGGTGGGACGGTCTTGCCAACCGGAACGGTGCGGGTCGCTGCGGGCGGACAGGTGTCGGCCCTGCCGGGCTTCGACGAGGGCGCATGGTGGGTGCAGGACGCCGCGGCGGCCCTGCCCGCGCGCATTCTGGCCGCCGTGCCGGGCGAACAGGTTCTCGATCTCTGCGCCGCCCCCGGCGGCAAGACGATGCAGCTGGCCGCGACCGGTGCCGAGGTTCTGGCCGTGGATGACAGCCACGCGCGCATGCAGCGCCTGAAGGAAAACCTTGCCCGGACCGATCTGAAGGCGCGGACCTTCATCAAGGACGTGCGCCAGTTCAAGGGCGAATTCGACGCGATCCTGCTGGACGCGCCCTGTTCGGCGACGGGCACGATCCGCCGCCACCCCGACCTGCCCTTTGCCAAGGACGGATCGGAGTTCGGCGATCTCATCGCGCTTCAGGAAGAGCTTCTGGATCACGCGTGGTCGCTGCTCAAACCCGGAGGGCGGATGGTGTTCTGCACCTGCAGCCTGCTGCCGGACGAAGGCGAGGTGCAGATCGACGAGGCGCTGGAGCGCCACGGTGACATGACTGTCGACCGCGCGGCGCTGGATCTGCCCGGTATCGACCCGGCGTGGATCACGCAGGAAGGCGGATTGCGCCTGCGCCCGGATTTCTGGGCGGAGGCCGGTGGCATGGACGGCTTCTACATCGCCTGCCTGCGCAAGGGCTGAAGCACGCCGTCGGGCGGCGTCGGCACGGCCAGATAGGCGCTGGCCGGAATTTGCACGAGGCCCCGCAGATCCAGCGCCACGCGGTCCGCAGGGTCTAGGGCGTCGATCGCCTCTTCCACCGCATCCGCGACCTTGCGGGGGTCCACCACATCGGCGCAGATATAGGGCAGGCCGGGGGTGGGCGCTGTGCGCTCAAGAACTCTCAGTTGCGTGGCCACCGGCGAATGACGCGCCAGCAGACGCCATGTCTGAGCGTCCAGCGCGGCAAGATCGGCTTGGCCCTCGGCGACCAGATGCGCTGACAGCGCGTGCGCGCCGCTGCGCAGGTGGCGGGCAAAGCGGAATCCACTTTCGCCCAGATGCGCATGAAGCGCCGCGAAACCCGATTGCGAGAGCGCATCGTTATAGGCCAGCGTGCCGGTCGCGAAATCCGCGATCTGGGCCCTCGGATCGTCCGCGCGGACCACGATCACCGATTGGTAGTATCCCGGTGGGCAGCCCGGCAGCCCGTAGTCCGGTGTGCCGACCAGATGCACCATGTCGTGCAGGCGCGTGCGGTAGGGCATCCCGCAGGTCTGGCCCAGCACCAGATCGGGCGCGCGCCAGACCGCGAAGGGATCGCCCTCTTGCGCAAGCGCCGCCGGTGCGTCGATCCCGCGCCGCCGCAACCCCGCGCGGATCGCGCGCCAGTAGCGTTGCAGCGCGCCGTCTATCGCCGGGTGCGTATACATCATCAGGCTGGCGATCATCGCGTCTTTCCTCCCCGGGCATCCTCGCGCGCCCGGTTCTGCATCGCAAGAGCAGGCGGTTTGCCGGGTGCGGCGCGGTTGCCGGTCGTCTTCCGCCGAAAAGCGGTGACACCCTGCATCCCAACGGTTAGGATTTGGCCGAGCGCCGCAGAGCGACTGAGGCAGAGTATATGACCCAATTTCCCCGCTTGAATGCGCGTCTGACGCATTTGCTGAACCAGTGGCACGCACGCGCCGCCACCCGGGGACGTGCCGAGGCCCGCGGCTTTGTCTCTTCGCCCGAACCGCGCACCATCGGGGCCTTCGCCAAGGGCCGGCAGCTGGTGGCGGGGAATTTCCTGTTTGCGGGCAGTCTGGTCACCGCTCCGTCGCAAAGCCCGTGGGAGATCGAGCCGCCCGACGGCGCCTTTGCCGC
Above is a genomic segment from Sulfitobacter sp. HNIBRBA3233 containing:
- a CDS encoding calcium-binding protein gives rise to the protein MLWLAGLMGLMAVGTFAFIDPQNTADDGTADAGPAPEAGDMLAQAGDVTATSAPLDFTAFRAGAAPDTVMDGETFYDPRGGDDAADLGPLILSPEDMILLTEGSDGDDVIEGADGNDRIAAGAGADVVTGGNGNDELRGQDGNDTLSGNAGEDTLHGEDGTDTLSGGEANDDLIGHNANDVLFGDDGNDLLTGSAGDDLLDGGSGDDVLHGGLDDDTLQGGTGADTLFGGWGNDLLNGAMRGADGADTDAADFLNGGGGDDTLLAGRCDIVTAGTGADRIVLGDWISGGDATDLIDFAPEEDSLLLVWDDSDPEAEEPLIEIYGDPDDAGRDLVLMDGEVVARIAGTGLAPEDLSLIPLSSAVTLGLAPES
- a CDS encoding amidase family protein → MELWEMTATDVAQRVAAGDVTARAMTEAALARMDAVNPAINAVVARNDDEALEAADAIDAARARGDALGPMAGVPVTTKENVDQRGFPTTNGLRVQKDLMAEADNPVVSNLRRAGAVIIGRTNTPAFSLRWFTRNDLRGHTKNPHNPAITPGGSSGGAASATAAGIGAMGHGTDIGGSIRYPAYACGLQGIRPTMGRVAAWNPSSPDRHIGAQLMAVSGPHARSVADVRLTLETMSVSDPRDPWHMPVPLDRGAYPKRAGLCVSPEGLATQPAVEQALRDAADRLKDAGWEVTEVESPPFREPARRQAQLWLAEMARGSRAAFDKEANADAMHVLAEMQKLTPEPDLNDVLDALQARVGFLRTWEEFLGRYPVLICPVSAEPPFRDLLDLENFPRVMEAQLTQVGLPLMGLPGMSVFTGFGTGEAGHVPLGAQLIGGRFREDILLDAAAAIEARSPAISVVTP
- a CDS encoding serine/threonine protein kinase; its protein translation is MQKTIVNSWNEWDPLKHVIVGRADDCHIPPAEPALDAKVPEDSDMRGQWGRRPQESIDRANELLDSFAAQLERRGIRVDRPTPIDHAMPVTTPDFHTESQFGCMPPRDVLLTVGSEILEATMSYRCRWFEYLNYRPLLQQYWNEDPNFRHEAAPKPRLTDADYHPDYLSEKIGEAKRLEWAAEKFFVTTEEEPLFDAADVLRFGRDLVVQHGFTTNLKGIEWLRRHFPDHRVHAVNFPGDPYPIHIDATFTPLRPGLILNNPQRRLPKEQRALFERNGWEIVDAAQPTHNQPPPLCYSSVWLSMNVLVLDPKTVCVEKSEVYQAEQMDKLGMEVVEVELRDAYAFGGGLHCSTADVHREGVCENYFPTMGD
- the pnp gene encoding polyribonucleotide nucleotidyltransferase, which encodes MFNETKKSMQWGEETLTLETGKVARQADGSVIATYGETSVMANVTFARQQKPGQDFFPLTVHYNEKYYAAGKIPGGFFKREARPTEKETLTSRLIDRPIRPLFAPGFKNEVLVMCTVLSHDLVNDPDMVAMIAASAALTLSGAPFMGPIAACRVGYEDGDYILNPTVDDMQDLRLNPDQRLDLVVAGTKDAVMMVESEAYELTEAEMLGAVKFAHEQIQPVIDLIIDLAEDAAKEPFDFQAPDYSDLFEAVKAAGEDEMRKAFAISDKQERTTAVAAARETIKGKLTEEQLEDGNLGSAMKKLEASILRGDVVKTGKRIDGRRTDEIRDIVSQTGILPRTHGSALFTRGETQGLVVTTLGTGDDEQFIDALHGKFKSNFLLHYNFPPYSVGEVGRVGPPGRREIGHGKLAWRALQAVLPAATDFPYTIRVVSEITESNGSSSMASVCGGSLSMMDAGVPLKSAVAGVAMGLILEEDGSYAILSDILGDEDHLGDMDFKVAGTENGITSLQMDIKVAGITPEIMEKALAQAKDGRMHILGEMSKAITGAAEFSVHAPRIETMQVPTDKIREVIGSGGKVIREIVEVSGAKVDINDDGIIKIASPNGDAIKKAYDMIYSIVAEPEEGKVYTGTVVKIVDFGAFVNFFGKRDGLVHVSQIENRRLNHPSDVLKEGQEVKVKLLGFDDRGKVRLSMKVVDQETGEEIKKEETAD
- the rpsO gene encoding 30S ribosomal protein S15 gives rise to the protein MSITAEEKTRLIKEFGAKEGDTGSPEVQVAVLTSRITTLTEHFKTHKKDNHGRRGLLKMVATRRKLLDYVKSKDEARYQDLIKRLGIRR